ATTCAAGGAATAACACTTTGGTATTGGGTTGGATTAACTCTTCGATTTCTTTACCAATGGTTGGCGAGAAATAGGTGGTTTCTACCCCCATTTTTTTCATGATCTTATTGCAAAAATCACGTGTTGGCTCATAGCACGTATCGACCATTAGAATATGATCGCCAGCCTCTACAAAGGCTAAAATCGAGTTTGAAATTGCCGCGGTACCACAGGGGTAAAGAGCGCAACCAACACCACCTTCAATTTCAACCATCGCATCTTGCAGAGCAAAATGGGTGTGTGTGCCACGGCGACCATAAAATAGTGTTTGGTTGGCACGATTGATAATCGCGTGTTTTTTCTCTGCAACCGTATCAAATATAACTGTAGAGGCACGTTGTACGGGTGGGTTAACCACACCGTTGGTCCATTTTTTATCACGTCCAGCGGTGATGAGTTTGGTCTTTTTCCCTTCTGACATTACTAAATCCTTATTCTACCGAATGCCTTTATTTAAAACATGCCGGGGTATACAAAGCAAGGGATGATTGGCTTAGTCACTGTGCAATCTCATCATTCATGCAACACCAGTAAGGCAAATTATTATTTGTAAGTTTGAGATATGAGCAGATGCGAGGGTAGAAATGAGAGGTGTCGTTACCAACACCTCTATGCTGAACGGAGTTAGAGTAATGGATTGAAGAGATAGAAGGTGCGTTCTAAAAAGCGAGAGAAAATCGAACGTTCACGCCAAGTCTCTAAACAAACCGTATGCGATTGTGCAATATACTGATCTTGCAATTGATGCATTTGTCGCGTGAAGTCTAGATCATCAATCGCTAACGTCACTTCAAAATTGAGCCATAGACTGCGCATATCCATATTAACCGTGCCAACCAAGCAGAACTGCTCGTCAATTACGACTGATTTGGTATGCAGCAGGCCACCATAAAACTCATAAATTTTTACGCCAGCGAGCATTAATTCACTGTAGAACGCGCGAGATGCCCACTGCACCATCAGAGAGTCATTCTTATGCGGAATAATCAGCTCAACAGTGATGCCTCGTTGCGCCGTCATCTTTAGCGTTTCGAGCAAGTCCGCACTTGGCACAAAGTATGGCGTAGTAATTCTTACTGATTTATTGGCTTGATGAATGGCTAAAGTGAGCACTTGATAAATCAGATATTCTGGCATTCCGGGGCCTGATGGCACGACTTGAATCGGATGTTCCGCAAGTTTTTCATCAACTTTACATTCAGGGACCGGAGGGAAAGAACGCTCGCCAGTCTCGACTTCCCAGTCCCAACTGTGGATTGCAGATAAGACGTTCACGGTTGGCCCTGTGACTCGCACCATGATGTCTATCCATTGGCCCACGCCTGCATCTTGTTTGAAAAACGCTGGATCGACCATATTCATCGATCCGGTATAAGCAATTTTTTCATCAATAATGATGATTTTGCGATGTTGACGTAAATCAAGACGACGTAAAAAAATACGCCACGGGCTAACTTCTAAAGCTTGAACAACAGTGATGCCGACTTGCTTCATTTTCTCAACCCACGGGCTGGAAAAAGCGTGGACTGCCTGCAGAATCAAGAAGCAACTTAATTTTGACTCCCCGCAGCGGCTCAGATTAGCGCATTGGCTACCTCATCGGCCATTCCGCCAGGATGCCAAATATAAAACACCATGCGAATGCTATGTTGTGCTTGCTCAATATCGTCGATTACTGAGCGCATCACTGATTCTGGAGAATTTTGCAGAGAAAGCTCGTTACCACTTAAAGCCGGCAAACCAAGGCGATTGTTGCAAAGCTCGTCAATGCGATAAATATGCCTGCCAAAGTTTTCTGGAGAGTGTGCGTGGCAATTACGCAGTTGAGAGAACCATTCAATAAAAGGCGATAGCATTTCTTTGGCACGATCGGCTCGCTTGCGTCCCAAATTGAGCTCGCCAAACAGGAAGTAACAGGCAACGCCCACAATGGGGATAATATAAATCACCATCAACCATGCAAGGGAAACGCTGACTGCTCGACGTTTAAGTACTACGCGTAAGGTGACACCTGCGACAAGAATCCAGTACAGAACAATACTTGCTAGCGTCATGAAGTGGTAAAACTTTTCCATCGACCATCCTACATCTATTAACTCTTTAAATACTATGCTGAATTCGACCGAGTTAACAACTAAACCCGGTCACAATGATGCAAAAACTTACATTTCCAAATCGTACCTGTTGCTAATTCAACCAACAGGTACGCTGAGTTGCTTCTATCATCATATGAAACGCAGATGTTATAAAATGTTTCTACTGCATGCATTAGCAGCGATAAATAGGGGGTAACCGACAAAATGGCGGAAAAACAAGCTAATGGGGTTCCTTTTTTATCCTGAAACTGGTTTACTTTCCTGTAGAGCGTTAACAAATTTATCCATAACACTTATAAAAGGATACATTTGCAACCAAAAGCGCCAAAGCAAACAAACACAACAAAATTTAAATGGTGATTATGTGGCTACAGTTACAACCAATAAACCCCGCGATAACTGGGGGTCTAAATTAGGTTTCGTTATGGCCGCTGCAGGTTCTGCGGTAGGTCTCGGTAATATTTGGAAATTTCCGTATACAGCAGGTGAAAGTGGGGGCGGCGCATTTGTTGCTATCTACCTACTTTTTGTTATTTTTATCGGCTTTAGCGTGATGCTAACCGAATTCGCGATTGGTCGTAAAACCGGTGTCTCAGCCGTTGGTGCATTCAAATCGACGGACCGTCGCTGGACGTTTGTCGGTGTCTTGGGGGTGCTAAGTGGTCTTTTGATCATGGGCTTCTACCCTGTAGTGGGTGGTTGGGCTGTCGCTTACATCTACAAAATAGCCACGGGGCTCCTCAGTACACCTGAAGCGATCGGTGACAGCTTCGGTGCCTTTATTTCAGATCCAATTCAGCCGCTATTGTGGATGGGTTTATACCTTTTATTCAACATTTTTGTCGTTATTCGCGGAGTGTCTGGAGGGATTGAAAAGCGGGCAAAATTCAATGCCGTTGCTATTTATCATTCTTATCATCGTAGCGGCAAAGGTTTGAGCCTACCGGGTGCGATGGCAGGTTTAGAGTTTTTGTTTAAGCCAGATTTCTCTAAGGTAGACAGCAGTGTGGTTCTTGCTGCTCTTGGTCAAGCATTCTTCTCATTGAGCCTAGGTATGGCTGTATGATTACCTATGGTAGTTATTTGAGGAAAAAGAAAACTAGAGCAAACGACCGCAATGGTGACGGCAATGGATACGGGCGTAGCGTTGCTTGCGGGTATCGCAATGTTCCCAGCGATGTTTGCCTTTAGCATGGAACCAGCAGCTGGCCCTGGTTTAGTATTCGTCGTTGTTCCACAACTATTTGCTGAAATGGGTGGTGTGATTGGCCTATTGCTCGCACTGCTGTTCTTTATTGGTCTTAGCGTTGCAGCATTGACCGTGTTTTCCATTTAATTGATATCGTCAACGGCAGGTGAACCGGCCCCAAAACTGTTTGATACAGGTGCATTTGATATCTTTGATCTGCTAACGGATAAGATTTTCCTAGCGGTTGGCGGTATGTTTGTGTGTATCTTTGCGGGTTGGCGCCTCAATCGTGAAGAATTACATAAAGAGATCACTAATGATGGTGAAGTGAAATTCCCACTCTTTGGTCTTTGGTACAACTTGGTTAAATTCATCATTCCATTTGCGATTGCAATCGTGGCTTATGCCGGTATCAAAGGCGGGTTTGATGTAGGTAAAGGGGAGATTATGATGTTGGGTGTTGCGATTATCGCGCTGACCGCTCTAGTCTCGAAAAAGCTATAACTTGGCTTTAGACCAATAACGTTTACGTATATACTCACGGCTCCTAATAGGGGCCGTTTTCATGTTTGACATTCTATATACCCACCCAGATTTTCTCATCATCAATAAACATCCTGGTGTGTCAGTGCACAAAGATACTGGCGAGACCATGTTGCTTAATGAAGTTGCGAAATGCAGCGGTGATTCTCAACTCTATCTTGTGCATCGTTTGGATAAGATGACGTCAGGTATTCTATTGCTGGCGAGAAACGCGCAAGCAGCGAGTGAGCTTTCTCAGGCCTTCGCTAATCGTCAAGTAGAGAAGTACTATCTGGCGATTGGGGCAAAAAAACCAAAGAAAAAGCAAGGTCTTGTGAGCGGGGATATGGAGCGCTCTCGTCGCTCTGCGTGGAAGTTGGTCAACTCACAACATAACCCTGCAATTACGCAATTTTTTTCGGCGAGCGCCAAACCGGGTGAGCGTCTGTTTTTATGTAAGCCACACACCGGCAAAACACATCAAATCCGTGTCGCATTGAAATCAGTCGGTTCAGCGATTGTTGGCGACCCAATTTATAACGCAGGTGACGATGCCGACCGTGGTTATCTGCACGCTTTTGCGTTGGCATTTACCTACCAACAGCAGGCGTATCAATTTTCATGTGATCCTCGTGAACACAGTTTACTTGGGCAAAAATGGCAAGATGCAGAGGTTCAAGCAGGTATTGATGCTTGGCTAACGCCTTGGCAACTCGCATGGCCGAACATTAAAAAGTAGTGACAATAATGCAAGCAAATCAAATTCCAGTATTTATTCGCCATGTAGAGCAACAATTGGCGGTGGTGCCAAATGAAGTCCGTCGTTTGTTTCATGGCCGCGGTCAGCGTTGGCAAGGGCTAGAGCAGTTGACGTGTGATTGGCTAGAAGGGCAGCTCATCGTCAATCTTTTTAAAGCGGCAGACGATGAGTTTTTAGAAGCATTAAAGCAGGGCTTAAGCGACTTATCACGTAGTGAAGTGTGGCAACAGCGTCAAGGTCAAGTGATCCTACTTCAGCACCGCTATGCAGATGGCACACCGTCAGAAGTGCTGCTGGGTGAACTAAACCCAAGACCAGTGGTAGAAGAATTGGGTTTAAAATACCAGCTCGATATTGGTCGTAATCAAAACTTTGGTCTGTTTTTAGATATGCGTTTGGGCCGTGAGTGGGTGCGAGAGCATGCGAAACACGCCAATGTATTGAACCTGTTCGCCTATACGTGTGGTTTTTCGGTTGCAGCGATTGCTGGTGGTGCAGACCAAGTGGTGAACGTTGATATGGCGAAAGCGTCACTATCCAAAGGTCGCGAAAACCATAAACTTAATGAGCACAACCTCAACCAAGTGAAGTTTATGGGCCATGATATTTTCAAATCATGGGGCAAAA
Above is a window of Vibrio taketomensis DNA encoding:
- a CDS encoding TIGR01621 family pseudouridine synthase, with the translated sequence MFDILYTHPDFLIINKHPGVSVHKDTGETMLLNEVAKCSGDSQLYLVHRLDKMTSGILLLARNAQAASELSQAFANRQVEKYYLAIGAKKPKKKQGLVSGDMERSRRSAWKLVNSQHNPAITQFFSASAKPGERLFLCKPHTGKTHQIRVALKSVGSAIVGDPIYNAGDDADRGYLHAFALAFTYQQQAYQFSCDPREHSLLGQKWQDAEVQAGIDAWLTPWQLAWPNIKK
- a CDS encoding class I SAM-dependent methyltransferase, whose product is MQANQIPVFIRHVEQQLAVVPNEVRRLFHGRGQRWQGLEQLTCDWLEGQLIVNLFKAADDEFLEALKQGLSDLSRSEVWQQRQGQVILLQHRYADGTPSEVLLGELNPRPVVEELGLKYQLDIGRNQNFGLFLDMRLGREWVREHAKHANVLNLFAYTCGFSVAAIAGGADQVVNVDMAKASLSKGRENHKLNEHNLNQVKFMGHDIFKSWGKIKKSGPYDLIIIDPPSFQKGSFALTKDYAKILRRLPDLLSEKGQVLACVNSPAVDCSFLIDGMAEAAPELTFVERLANPEEFADIDEQASLKCLVFKR